The following are from one region of the Salvelinus alpinus chromosome 16, SLU_Salpinus.1, whole genome shotgun sequence genome:
- the LOC139540728 gene encoding nexilin-like isoform X1 yields MTEVAQNVADVAYDTTDVARGMNDVARGMSDVAPDMNAKAHGDVATECHGLGAHKEDDAPHDKHDEALSENEEEVHTEEDEVHTEPEVDEEDEAHNMSEVEHRGNDTAKDEPMQRSRSRKDKNEVAQNGVAHDMDNEKEEEEEDQLQNISEVALKQERLLRFKKPVARSYVPQIGKADVKNKFEAMQKAREERNSRRSQEEHQKRKEQYVKEREYNRRKQQIKELLASSDEEEEVKPAKVEKSYVPKITGSVKGKFAEMEKQRQEEERKRMDEERKKRATQDIMEKAKMQKELAKKAAEEGDDSILVRVVPSKPSRPPGRIKMNFEDLEKNREDELKKRTEEEKKKRYDENKQSFREAKRRSVVQDEDEEQLTEKEQVIPGKLKMTFEEAEKERQERLRKQAEREAKRRLQEEKKAFEVAKLEMGDDEEDSQGAQGEREVIQPGKLRLSFEELEKQRVENERKAAEAEYKRRMEEERRAFAEARKSMIVDDDDEVLLAMLNLEGSKPGKLCISFEDKERQRREVEEKKAEEEAKRRLEEEKRLFVEARKNMSPLDREKSKTSYQDGEVLDEDEEGMFKSESQEALHPGKLEMNFEELLKQKEEADRKRKVEARKMKMEQEKLEFEQLRQEMGEDEVNECSDTVSKEYEELKKLKRTGSIQAKNLKSKFEKIKQLKDEEIQKKIEDVRAKRKAVDEEIKEREEERIQEEDDEGKKDTEKGAEEAPFRQKVDMRARFEQMAKAREEEERKRVEEQKLQRMQFEQQEIDAALQKKREDEEEEEGSIINGSAAYEDEEDHARSGAPWFKKPLKNQSVVDAEPVRFTVKITGEPKPEVTWWFEGEMLQDCEDYQYIERGETFCLYLPETFPEDEGEYMCKAVNSRGTAASTCILTIESKQSSV; encoded by the exons ATGACTGAGGTGGCACAGAATGTTGCTGATGTCGCGTACGACACGACTGATGTGGCACGCGGCATGAACGACGTGGCACGCGGCATGAGCGACGTGGCACCCGATATGAATGCTAAAGCGCATGGCGACGTCGCGACCGAGTGCCACGGGCTTGGGGCACACAAAGAGGACGATGCCCCACATGACAAGCATGATGAGGCACTTAGCGAGAATGAGGAAGAGGTTCACACCGAAGAGGACGAGGTTCACACAGAGCCCGAGGTGGATGAGGAGGACGAGGCACACAACATGAGTGAGGTGGAGCACAGAGGAAATGATACGGCAAAGGACGAGCCAATGCAAAGGTCAAGATCGAGGAAGGACAAGAATGAGGTGGCACAAAATGGTGTGGCTCATGACATGGACAATgaaaaagaggaagaagaggaagaccaGTTACAGAACATATCAGAAGTGGCACTGAAACAAGAG AGACTCCTGCGCTTCAAAAAGCCGGTGGCCAGGAGCTACGTGCCCCAGATTGGTAAGGCTGACGTGAAGAACAAGTTTGAGGCCATGCAGAAGGCCAGGGAGGAGCGCAACAGTAGGAGGAGCCAGGAGGAGCACCAAAAGAGGAAGGAGCAGTATGTCAAGGAGAGGGAATACAATCGCAGGAAGCAACAG ATAAAAGAACTACTCGCCTccagtgatgaggaggaggaggtgaagccAGCCAAGGTAGAGAAATCCTACGTCCCCAAGATCACAG GTAGCGTGAAGGGGAAGTTTGCTGAGATGGAGAagcagagacaggaggaggagaggaagaggatggatgaggagaggaagaagcgcGCCACCCAGGACATCATGGAGAAAGCGAAGATGCAGAAGGAGCTGGCCAAGAAAGCTGCAGAG GAGGGAGATGACAGCATCCTGGTCCGCGTGGTGCCGTCGAAGCCGTCGCGACCTCCAGGCAGGATCAAGATGAACTTTGAGGACCTGGAGAAGAACCGTGAGGACGAGCTGAAGAAGAGGactgaggaggagaagaagaagcgcTACGACGAGAACAAGCAGTCCTTCCGCGAGGCCAAGCGGCGCTCGGTTGTACAG gatgaggatgaggagcaACTCACGGAGAAGGAACAGGTGATTCCTGGGAAGCTGAAGATGACGTTTGAGGAGGCGGAGAAGGAGAGGCAGGAAAGGCTGAGGAAGCAGGCTGAGAGGGAAGCTAAACGACGTCTGCAAGAGGAGAAGAAAGCCTTCGAAGTGGCCAAGCTGGAAATG GGAGACGATGAGGAGGACTCACAAGGAGCTCAGGGCGAGAGAGAGGTGATCCAGCCTGGTAAACTAAGGCTGAGCTTCGAGGAGCTTGAGAAACAGAGGGTAGAGAATGAGCGTAAGGCAGCAGAGGCGGAGTACAAGAGACgaatggaagaggagaggagggctttCGCCGAGGCCAGGAAAAGCATG ATAGTGGATGATGACGATGAGGTGTTGCTGGCCATGCTGAACCTGGAGGGCAGCAAGCCAGGGAAGCTGTGCATCAGCTTCGAGGACAAGGAGCgtcagaggagagaggtggaggagaagaaAGCAGAGGAGGAGGCCAAGAGGAggctggaggaggagaagaggctcTTCGTAGAGGCTCGCAAGAATATG AGCCCCCTGGATCGGGAAAAATCTAAGACTTCATATCAAGATGGAGAA GTGCTAGACGAGGACGAGGAAGGGATGTTCAAGAGTGAGTCCCAGGAAGCGTTGCACCCTGGGAAACTAGAGATGAACTTCGAGGAGCTGCTGAAGCAGAAGGAGGAAGCCGATAGGAAGCGCAAGGTGGAGGCGCGCAAAATGAAAATGGAGCAGGAGAAACTGGAGTTTGAGCAGCTCAGACAAGAGATGGGAGAG GATGAAGTGAATGAGTGCTCTGATACAGTGAGTAAGGAGTATGAGGAGCTGAAGAAACTCAAGAGGACCGGCTCCATCCAGGCCAAGAACCTCAAGTCCAAGTTTGAGAAGATCAAGCAGTTGAAAGACGAGGAGATCCAGAAGAAGATAGAGGACGTGAGAGCAAAGAGAAAGGCCGTAGACGAGGAAATcaaagagagggaagaagagcgGATCCAGGAG GAGGATGATGAAGGCAAAAAGGACACAGAGAAGGGGGCTGAGGAGGCTCCGTTCAGACAGAAGGTGGACATGCGTGCACGGTTCGAACAAATGGCCAAagccagagaggaggaggagaggaaaagggtGGAGGAACAGAAGCTGCAGAGGATGCAGTTCGAGCAGCAAGAGATTGACGCCGCTCTCCAAAAA AAaagggaagatgaggaggaggaagagggaagcATCATCAATGGCTCGGCAGCCTATGAGGATGAGGAGGACCACGCCAGGTCGGGGGCTCCGTGGTTTAAGAAGCCCCTGAAGAACCAATCGGTGGTGGATGCCGAGCCAGTGCGGTTCACGGTGAAGATCACCGGGGAGCCCAAGCCGGAGGTGACCTGGTGGTTTGAGGGGGAGATGCTCCAGGACTGTGAGGACTATCAGtacatagagagaggggagacattcTGCCTCTACCTGCCAGAGACCTTCCCTGAGGATGAGGGAGAGtacatgtgcaaagctgtcaacagcAGAGGCACCGCTGCCAGCACCTGTATCCTAACGATAGAAAGTAAGCAATCGTCCGTCTGA
- the LOC139540728 gene encoding nexilin-like isoform X4, with protein sequence MTEVAQNVADVAYDTTDVARGMNDVARGMSDVAPDMNAKAHGDVATECHGLGAHKEDDAPHDKHDEALSENEEEVHTEEDEVHTEPEVDEEDEAHNMSEVEHRGNDTAKDEPMQRSRSRKDKNEVAQNGVAHDMDNEKEEEEEDQLQNISEVALKQERLLRFKKPVARSYVPQIGKADVKNKFEAMQKAREERNSRRSQEEHQKRKEQYVKEREYNRRKQQIKELLASSDEEEEVKPAKVEKSYVPKITGSVKGKFAEMEKQRQEEERKRMDEERKKRATQDIMEKAKMQKELAKKAAEEGDDSILVRVVPSKPSRPPGRIKMNFEDLEKNREDELKKRTEEEKKKRYDENKQSFREAKRRSVVQDEDEEQLTEKEQVIPGKLKMTFEEAEKERQERLRKQAEREAKRRLQEEKKAFEVAKLEMGDDEEDSQGAQGEREVIQPGKLRLSFEELEKQRVENERKAAEAEYKRRMEEERRAFAEARKSMIVDDDDEVLLAMLNLEGSKPGKLCISFEDKERQRREVEEKKAEEEAKRRLEEEKRLFVEARKNMVLDEDEEGMFKSESQEALHPGKLEMNFEELLKQKEEADRKRKVEARKMKMEQEKLEFEQLRQEMGEDEVNECSDTVSKEYEELKKLKRTGSIQAKNLKSKFEKIKQLKDEEIQKKIEDVRAKRKAVDEEIKEREEERIQEEDDEGKKDTEKGAEEAPFRQKVDMRARFEQMAKAREEEERKRVEEQKLQRMQFEQQEIDAALQKKREDEEEEEGSIINGSAAYEDEEDHARSGAPWFKKPLKNQSVVDAEPVRFTVKITGEPKPEVTWWFEGEMLQDCEDYQYIERGETFCLYLPETFPEDEGEYMCKAVNSRGTAASTCILTIESKQSSV encoded by the exons ATGACTGAGGTGGCACAGAATGTTGCTGATGTCGCGTACGACACGACTGATGTGGCACGCGGCATGAACGACGTGGCACGCGGCATGAGCGACGTGGCACCCGATATGAATGCTAAAGCGCATGGCGACGTCGCGACCGAGTGCCACGGGCTTGGGGCACACAAAGAGGACGATGCCCCACATGACAAGCATGATGAGGCACTTAGCGAGAATGAGGAAGAGGTTCACACCGAAGAGGACGAGGTTCACACAGAGCCCGAGGTGGATGAGGAGGACGAGGCACACAACATGAGTGAGGTGGAGCACAGAGGAAATGATACGGCAAAGGACGAGCCAATGCAAAGGTCAAGATCGAGGAAGGACAAGAATGAGGTGGCACAAAATGGTGTGGCTCATGACATGGACAATgaaaaagaggaagaagaggaagaccaGTTACAGAACATATCAGAAGTGGCACTGAAACAAGAG AGACTCCTGCGCTTCAAAAAGCCGGTGGCCAGGAGCTACGTGCCCCAGATTGGTAAGGCTGACGTGAAGAACAAGTTTGAGGCCATGCAGAAGGCCAGGGAGGAGCGCAACAGTAGGAGGAGCCAGGAGGAGCACCAAAAGAGGAAGGAGCAGTATGTCAAGGAGAGGGAATACAATCGCAGGAAGCAACAG ATAAAAGAACTACTCGCCTccagtgatgaggaggaggaggtgaagccAGCCAAGGTAGAGAAATCCTACGTCCCCAAGATCACAG GTAGCGTGAAGGGGAAGTTTGCTGAGATGGAGAagcagagacaggaggaggagaggaagaggatggatgaggagaggaagaagcgcGCCACCCAGGACATCATGGAGAAAGCGAAGATGCAGAAGGAGCTGGCCAAGAAAGCTGCAGAG GAGGGAGATGACAGCATCCTGGTCCGCGTGGTGCCGTCGAAGCCGTCGCGACCTCCAGGCAGGATCAAGATGAACTTTGAGGACCTGGAGAAGAACCGTGAGGACGAGCTGAAGAAGAGGactgaggaggagaagaagaagcgcTACGACGAGAACAAGCAGTCCTTCCGCGAGGCCAAGCGGCGCTCGGTTGTACAG gatgaggatgaggagcaACTCACGGAGAAGGAACAGGTGATTCCTGGGAAGCTGAAGATGACGTTTGAGGAGGCGGAGAAGGAGAGGCAGGAAAGGCTGAGGAAGCAGGCTGAGAGGGAAGCTAAACGACGTCTGCAAGAGGAGAAGAAAGCCTTCGAAGTGGCCAAGCTGGAAATG GGAGACGATGAGGAGGACTCACAAGGAGCTCAGGGCGAGAGAGAGGTGATCCAGCCTGGTAAACTAAGGCTGAGCTTCGAGGAGCTTGAGAAACAGAGGGTAGAGAATGAGCGTAAGGCAGCAGAGGCGGAGTACAAGAGACgaatggaagaggagaggagggctttCGCCGAGGCCAGGAAAAGCATG ATAGTGGATGATGACGATGAGGTGTTGCTGGCCATGCTGAACCTGGAGGGCAGCAAGCCAGGGAAGCTGTGCATCAGCTTCGAGGACAAGGAGCgtcagaggagagaggtggaggagaagaaAGCAGAGGAGGAGGCCAAGAGGAggctggaggaggagaagaggctcTTCGTAGAGGCTCGCAAGAATATG GTGCTAGACGAGGACGAGGAAGGGATGTTCAAGAGTGAGTCCCAGGAAGCGTTGCACCCTGGGAAACTAGAGATGAACTTCGAGGAGCTGCTGAAGCAGAAGGAGGAAGCCGATAGGAAGCGCAAGGTGGAGGCGCGCAAAATGAAAATGGAGCAGGAGAAACTGGAGTTTGAGCAGCTCAGACAAGAGATGGGAGAG GATGAAGTGAATGAGTGCTCTGATACAGTGAGTAAGGAGTATGAGGAGCTGAAGAAACTCAAGAGGACCGGCTCCATCCAGGCCAAGAACCTCAAGTCCAAGTTTGAGAAGATCAAGCAGTTGAAAGACGAGGAGATCCAGAAGAAGATAGAGGACGTGAGAGCAAAGAGAAAGGCCGTAGACGAGGAAATcaaagagagggaagaagagcgGATCCAGGAG GAGGATGATGAAGGCAAAAAGGACACAGAGAAGGGGGCTGAGGAGGCTCCGTTCAGACAGAAGGTGGACATGCGTGCACGGTTCGAACAAATGGCCAAagccagagaggaggaggagaggaaaagggtGGAGGAACAGAAGCTGCAGAGGATGCAGTTCGAGCAGCAAGAGATTGACGCCGCTCTCCAAAAA AAaagggaagatgaggaggaggaagagggaagcATCATCAATGGCTCGGCAGCCTATGAGGATGAGGAGGACCACGCCAGGTCGGGGGCTCCGTGGTTTAAGAAGCCCCTGAAGAACCAATCGGTGGTGGATGCCGAGCCAGTGCGGTTCACGGTGAAGATCACCGGGGAGCCCAAGCCGGAGGTGACCTGGTGGTTTGAGGGGGAGATGCTCCAGGACTGTGAGGACTATCAGtacatagagagaggggagacattcTGCCTCTACCTGCCAGAGACCTTCCCTGAGGATGAGGGAGAGtacatgtgcaaagctgtcaacagcAGAGGCACCGCTGCCAGCACCTGTATCCTAACGATAGAAAGTAAGCAATCGTCCGTCTGA
- the LOC139540728 gene encoding nexilin-like isoform X2: protein MTEVAQNVADVAYDTTDVARGMNDVARGMSDVAPDMNAKAHGDVATECHGLGAHKEDDAPHDKHDEALSENEEEVHTEEDEVHTEPEVDEEDEAHNMSEVEHRGNDTAKDEPMQRSRSRKDKNEVAQNGVAHDMDNEKEEEEEDQLQNISEVALKQERLLRFKKPVARSYVPQIGKADVKNKFEAMQKAREERNSRRSQEEHQKRKEQYVKEREYNRRKQQIKELLASSDEEEEVKPAKVEKSYVPKITGSVKGKFAEMEKQRQEEERKRMDEERKKRATQDIMEKAKMQKELAKKAAEEGDDSILVRVVPSKPSRPPGRIKMNFEDLEKNREDELKKRTEEEKKKRYDENKQSFREAKRRSVVQDEDEEQLTEKEQVIPGKLKMTFEEAEKERQERLRKQAEREAKRRLQEEKKAFEVAKLEMGDDEEDSQGAQGEREVIQPGKLRLSFEELEKQRVENERKAAEAEYKRRMEEERRAFAEARKSMIVDDDDEVLLAMLNLEGSKPGKLCISFEDKERQRREVEEKKAEEEAKRRLEEEKRLFVEARKNMSPLDREKSKTSYQDGEVLDEDEEGMFKSESQEALHPGKLEMNFEELLKQKEEADRKRKVEARKMKMEQEKLEFEQLRQEMGEDEVNECSDTVSKEYEELKKLKRTGSIQAKNLKSKFEKIKQLKDEEIQKKIEDVRAKRKAVDEEIKEREEERIQEEDDEGKKDTEKGAEEAPFRQKVDMRARFEQMAKAREEEERKRVEEQKLQRMQFEQQEIDAALQKKREDEEEEEGSIINGSAAYEDEEDHARSGAPWFKKPLKNQSVVDAEPVRFTVKITGEPKPEVTWWFEGEMLQDCEDYQYIERGETFCLYLPETFPEDEGEYMCKAVNSRGTAASTCILTIETEDY, encoded by the exons ATGACTGAGGTGGCACAGAATGTTGCTGATGTCGCGTACGACACGACTGATGTGGCACGCGGCATGAACGACGTGGCACGCGGCATGAGCGACGTGGCACCCGATATGAATGCTAAAGCGCATGGCGACGTCGCGACCGAGTGCCACGGGCTTGGGGCACACAAAGAGGACGATGCCCCACATGACAAGCATGATGAGGCACTTAGCGAGAATGAGGAAGAGGTTCACACCGAAGAGGACGAGGTTCACACAGAGCCCGAGGTGGATGAGGAGGACGAGGCACACAACATGAGTGAGGTGGAGCACAGAGGAAATGATACGGCAAAGGACGAGCCAATGCAAAGGTCAAGATCGAGGAAGGACAAGAATGAGGTGGCACAAAATGGTGTGGCTCATGACATGGACAATgaaaaagaggaagaagaggaagaccaGTTACAGAACATATCAGAAGTGGCACTGAAACAAGAG AGACTCCTGCGCTTCAAAAAGCCGGTGGCCAGGAGCTACGTGCCCCAGATTGGTAAGGCTGACGTGAAGAACAAGTTTGAGGCCATGCAGAAGGCCAGGGAGGAGCGCAACAGTAGGAGGAGCCAGGAGGAGCACCAAAAGAGGAAGGAGCAGTATGTCAAGGAGAGGGAATACAATCGCAGGAAGCAACAG ATAAAAGAACTACTCGCCTccagtgatgaggaggaggaggtgaagccAGCCAAGGTAGAGAAATCCTACGTCCCCAAGATCACAG GTAGCGTGAAGGGGAAGTTTGCTGAGATGGAGAagcagagacaggaggaggagaggaagaggatggatgaggagaggaagaagcgcGCCACCCAGGACATCATGGAGAAAGCGAAGATGCAGAAGGAGCTGGCCAAGAAAGCTGCAGAG GAGGGAGATGACAGCATCCTGGTCCGCGTGGTGCCGTCGAAGCCGTCGCGACCTCCAGGCAGGATCAAGATGAACTTTGAGGACCTGGAGAAGAACCGTGAGGACGAGCTGAAGAAGAGGactgaggaggagaagaagaagcgcTACGACGAGAACAAGCAGTCCTTCCGCGAGGCCAAGCGGCGCTCGGTTGTACAG gatgaggatgaggagcaACTCACGGAGAAGGAACAGGTGATTCCTGGGAAGCTGAAGATGACGTTTGAGGAGGCGGAGAAGGAGAGGCAGGAAAGGCTGAGGAAGCAGGCTGAGAGGGAAGCTAAACGACGTCTGCAAGAGGAGAAGAAAGCCTTCGAAGTGGCCAAGCTGGAAATG GGAGACGATGAGGAGGACTCACAAGGAGCTCAGGGCGAGAGAGAGGTGATCCAGCCTGGTAAACTAAGGCTGAGCTTCGAGGAGCTTGAGAAACAGAGGGTAGAGAATGAGCGTAAGGCAGCAGAGGCGGAGTACAAGAGACgaatggaagaggagaggagggctttCGCCGAGGCCAGGAAAAGCATG ATAGTGGATGATGACGATGAGGTGTTGCTGGCCATGCTGAACCTGGAGGGCAGCAAGCCAGGGAAGCTGTGCATCAGCTTCGAGGACAAGGAGCgtcagaggagagaggtggaggagaagaaAGCAGAGGAGGAGGCCAAGAGGAggctggaggaggagaagaggctcTTCGTAGAGGCTCGCAAGAATATG AGCCCCCTGGATCGGGAAAAATCTAAGACTTCATATCAAGATGGAGAA GTGCTAGACGAGGACGAGGAAGGGATGTTCAAGAGTGAGTCCCAGGAAGCGTTGCACCCTGGGAAACTAGAGATGAACTTCGAGGAGCTGCTGAAGCAGAAGGAGGAAGCCGATAGGAAGCGCAAGGTGGAGGCGCGCAAAATGAAAATGGAGCAGGAGAAACTGGAGTTTGAGCAGCTCAGACAAGAGATGGGAGAG GATGAAGTGAATGAGTGCTCTGATACAGTGAGTAAGGAGTATGAGGAGCTGAAGAAACTCAAGAGGACCGGCTCCATCCAGGCCAAGAACCTCAAGTCCAAGTTTGAGAAGATCAAGCAGTTGAAAGACGAGGAGATCCAGAAGAAGATAGAGGACGTGAGAGCAAAGAGAAAGGCCGTAGACGAGGAAATcaaagagagggaagaagagcgGATCCAGGAG GAGGATGATGAAGGCAAAAAGGACACAGAGAAGGGGGCTGAGGAGGCTCCGTTCAGACAGAAGGTGGACATGCGTGCACGGTTCGAACAAATGGCCAAagccagagaggaggaggagaggaaaagggtGGAGGAACAGAAGCTGCAGAGGATGCAGTTCGAGCAGCAAGAGATTGACGCCGCTCTCCAAAAA AAaagggaagatgaggaggaggaagagggaagcATCATCAATGGCTCGGCAGCCTATGAGGATGAGGAGGACCACGCCAGGTCGGGGGCTCCGTGGTTTAAGAAGCCCCTGAAGAACCAATCGGTGGTGGATGCCGAGCCAGTGCGGTTCACGGTGAAGATCACCGGGGAGCCCAAGCCGGAGGTGACCTGGTGGTTTGAGGGGGAGATGCTCCAGGACTGTGAGGACTATCAGtacatagagagaggggagacattcTGCCTCTACCTGCCAGAGACCTTCCCTGAGGATGAGGGAGAGtacatgtgcaaagctgtcaacagcAGAGGCACCGCTGCCAGCACCTGTATCCTAACGATAGAAA cTGAGGACTACTGA
- the LOC139540728 gene encoding nexilin-like isoform X3 has protein sequence MTEVAQNVADVAYDTTDVARGMNDVARGMSDVAPDMNAKAHGDVATECHGLGAHKEDDAPHDKHDEALSENEEEVHTEEDEVHTEPEVDEEDEAHNMSEVEHRGNDTAKDEPMQRSRSRKDKNEVAQNGVAHDMDNEKEEEEEDQLQNISEVALKQERLLRFKKPVARSYVPQIGKADVKNKFEAMQKAREERNSRRSQEEHQKRKEQYVKEREYNRRKQQIKELLASSDEEEEVKPAKVEKSYVPKITGSVKGKFAEMEKQRQEEERKRMDEERKKRATQDIMEKAKMQKELAKKAAEEGDDSILVRVVPSKPSRPPGRIKMNFEDLEKNREDELKKRTEEEKKKRYDENKQSFREAKRRSVVQDEDEEQLTEKEQVIPGKLKMTFEEAEKERQERLRKQAEREAKRRLQEEKKAFEVAKLEMGDDEEDSQGAQGEREVIQPGKLRLSFEELEKQRVENERKAAEAEYKRRMEEERRAFAEARKSMIVDDDDEVLLAMLNLEGSKPGKLCISFEDKERQRREVEEKKAEEEAKRRLEEEKRLFVEARKNMSPLDREKSKTSYQDGEVLDEDEEGMFKSESQEALHPGKLEMNFEELLKQKEEADRKRKVEARKMKMEQEKLEFEQLRQEMGEDEVNECSDTVSKEYEELKKLKRTGSIQAKNLKSKFEKIKQLKDEEIQKKIEDVRAKRKAVDEEIKEREEERIQEEDDEGKKDTEKGAEEAPFRQKVDMRARFEQMAKAREEEERKRVEEQKLQRMQFEQQEIDAALQKKREDEEEEEGSIINGSAAYEDEEDHARSGAPWFKKPLKNQSVVDAEPVRFTVKITGEPKPEVTWWFEGEMLQDCEDYQYIERGETFCLYLPETFPEDEGEYMCKAVNSRGTAASTCILTIERIQ, from the exons ATGACTGAGGTGGCACAGAATGTTGCTGATGTCGCGTACGACACGACTGATGTGGCACGCGGCATGAACGACGTGGCACGCGGCATGAGCGACGTGGCACCCGATATGAATGCTAAAGCGCATGGCGACGTCGCGACCGAGTGCCACGGGCTTGGGGCACACAAAGAGGACGATGCCCCACATGACAAGCATGATGAGGCACTTAGCGAGAATGAGGAAGAGGTTCACACCGAAGAGGACGAGGTTCACACAGAGCCCGAGGTGGATGAGGAGGACGAGGCACACAACATGAGTGAGGTGGAGCACAGAGGAAATGATACGGCAAAGGACGAGCCAATGCAAAGGTCAAGATCGAGGAAGGACAAGAATGAGGTGGCACAAAATGGTGTGGCTCATGACATGGACAATgaaaaagaggaagaagaggaagaccaGTTACAGAACATATCAGAAGTGGCACTGAAACAAGAG AGACTCCTGCGCTTCAAAAAGCCGGTGGCCAGGAGCTACGTGCCCCAGATTGGTAAGGCTGACGTGAAGAACAAGTTTGAGGCCATGCAGAAGGCCAGGGAGGAGCGCAACAGTAGGAGGAGCCAGGAGGAGCACCAAAAGAGGAAGGAGCAGTATGTCAAGGAGAGGGAATACAATCGCAGGAAGCAACAG ATAAAAGAACTACTCGCCTccagtgatgaggaggaggaggtgaagccAGCCAAGGTAGAGAAATCCTACGTCCCCAAGATCACAG GTAGCGTGAAGGGGAAGTTTGCTGAGATGGAGAagcagagacaggaggaggagaggaagaggatggatgaggagaggaagaagcgcGCCACCCAGGACATCATGGAGAAAGCGAAGATGCAGAAGGAGCTGGCCAAGAAAGCTGCAGAG GAGGGAGATGACAGCATCCTGGTCCGCGTGGTGCCGTCGAAGCCGTCGCGACCTCCAGGCAGGATCAAGATGAACTTTGAGGACCTGGAGAAGAACCGTGAGGACGAGCTGAAGAAGAGGactgaggaggagaagaagaagcgcTACGACGAGAACAAGCAGTCCTTCCGCGAGGCCAAGCGGCGCTCGGTTGTACAG gatgaggatgaggagcaACTCACGGAGAAGGAACAGGTGATTCCTGGGAAGCTGAAGATGACGTTTGAGGAGGCGGAGAAGGAGAGGCAGGAAAGGCTGAGGAAGCAGGCTGAGAGGGAAGCTAAACGACGTCTGCAAGAGGAGAAGAAAGCCTTCGAAGTGGCCAAGCTGGAAATG GGAGACGATGAGGAGGACTCACAAGGAGCTCAGGGCGAGAGAGAGGTGATCCAGCCTGGTAAACTAAGGCTGAGCTTCGAGGAGCTTGAGAAACAGAGGGTAGAGAATGAGCGTAAGGCAGCAGAGGCGGAGTACAAGAGACgaatggaagaggagaggagggctttCGCCGAGGCCAGGAAAAGCATG ATAGTGGATGATGACGATGAGGTGTTGCTGGCCATGCTGAACCTGGAGGGCAGCAAGCCAGGGAAGCTGTGCATCAGCTTCGAGGACAAGGAGCgtcagaggagagaggtggaggagaagaaAGCAGAGGAGGAGGCCAAGAGGAggctggaggaggagaagaggctcTTCGTAGAGGCTCGCAAGAATATG AGCCCCCTGGATCGGGAAAAATCTAAGACTTCATATCAAGATGGAGAA GTGCTAGACGAGGACGAGGAAGGGATGTTCAAGAGTGAGTCCCAGGAAGCGTTGCACCCTGGGAAACTAGAGATGAACTTCGAGGAGCTGCTGAAGCAGAAGGAGGAAGCCGATAGGAAGCGCAAGGTGGAGGCGCGCAAAATGAAAATGGAGCAGGAGAAACTGGAGTTTGAGCAGCTCAGACAAGAGATGGGAGAG GATGAAGTGAATGAGTGCTCTGATACAGTGAGTAAGGAGTATGAGGAGCTGAAGAAACTCAAGAGGACCGGCTCCATCCAGGCCAAGAACCTCAAGTCCAAGTTTGAGAAGATCAAGCAGTTGAAAGACGAGGAGATCCAGAAGAAGATAGAGGACGTGAGAGCAAAGAGAAAGGCCGTAGACGAGGAAATcaaagagagggaagaagagcgGATCCAGGAG GAGGATGATGAAGGCAAAAAGGACACAGAGAAGGGGGCTGAGGAGGCTCCGTTCAGACAGAAGGTGGACATGCGTGCACGGTTCGAACAAATGGCCAAagccagagaggaggaggagaggaaaagggtGGAGGAACAGAAGCTGCAGAGGATGCAGTTCGAGCAGCAAGAGATTGACGCCGCTCTCCAAAAA AAaagggaagatgaggaggaggaagagggaagcATCATCAATGGCTCGGCAGCCTATGAGGATGAGGAGGACCACGCCAGGTCGGGGGCTCCGTGGTTTAAGAAGCCCCTGAAGAACCAATCGGTGGTGGATGCCGAGCCAGTGCGGTTCACGGTGAAGATCACCGGGGAGCCCAAGCCGGAGGTGACCTGGTGGTTTGAGGGGGAGATGCTCCAGGACTGTGAGGACTATCAGtacatagagagaggggagacattcTGCCTCTACCTGCCAGAGACCTTCCCTGAGGATGAGGGAGAGtacatgtgcaaagctgtcaacagcAGAGGCACCGCTGCCAGCACCTGTATCCTAACGATAGAAA